The proteins below come from a single Phocoena sinus isolate mPhoSin1 chromosome 2, mPhoSin1.pri, whole genome shotgun sequence genomic window:
- the ZFAND6 gene encoding AN1-type zinc finger protein 6, with protein sequence MAQETNHSQVPMLCSTGCGFYGNPRTNGMCSVCYKEHLQRQNSSNGRISPPAPSVSSLSESLPVQCTDGSVPETQSALDSTSSSMQPSPVSNQSLLSESVASSQVDSTSVDKAIPETEDLQASVSETAQQPSEEQSKSLEKPKQKKNRCFMCRKKVGLTGFECRCGNVYCGVHRYSDVHNCSYNYKADAAEKIRKENPVVVGEKIQKI encoded by the exons ATGGCTCAAGAAACTAATCACAGCCAAGTGCCTATGCTTTGTTCCACTGGCTGCGGATTTTATGGAAACCCTCGTACAAATGGCATGTGTTCAGTATGTTATAAAGAACATCTTCAAAGACAGAATAGTAGTAATGGTAGAATAAGCCCACCTG CACCTTCTGTCAGTAGTCTGTCTGAGTCTTTACCAGTTCAGTGCACAGATGGCAGTGTCCCAGAAACTCAGTCGGCGTTAGACTCTACATCTTCATCTATGCAGCCAAG CCCTGTATCAAATCAGTCACTTTTATCAGAATCTGTAGCATCTTCCCAAGTGGACAGTACATCTGTGGATAAAGCAATACCTGAAACAGAAGACCTGCAAG CTTCAGTATCAGAAACGGCACAGCAGCCATCTGAAGAGCAAAGCAAGTCTcttgaaaaaccaaaacaaaaaaagaatcgcTGTTTCATGTGCAGGAAGAAAGTGGGACTTACTG GGTTTGAATGTCGGTGTGGAAATGTTTACTGTGGTGTACACCGTTACTCAGATGTACACAATTGCTCTTACAATTACAAAGCTGATGCTGctgagaaaatcagaaaagaaaatccagtaGTTGTTGGTGAAAAGATCCAGAAGATTTGA